The following are encoded in a window of Lactobacillus acidophilus genomic DNA:
- a CDS encoding PRD domain-containing protein has protein sequence MRIKQILNNGAIVTTNKDGEEVVVLGKGIAFAKKVGDEVDKTKIYKVFTPFDAAQRNTLLKTIHETDPIFFQISEKIVDRLKQEENIDLADSVYITLTDHLATSVERGKKGLYLSNSFLWEIQNYYPKEYRYGLWALQLLNKQFDLQFPEDEAGFIAVHIISGELENDIDDFKKSIDFIKEITKIVRYYFKVDIDYQSVTYNRFALHLKFFWRYMMYRKGERKLGDLSYEILKVIKSSDIDAYKCSLKIKQFIAEKYNYDLSNEEIMYLAIHINKITSDLRRKR, from the coding sequence ATGCGTATTAAACAAATTCTTAATAACGGTGCAATAGTCACTACCAATAAGGATGGTGAAGAAGTAGTTGTTCTTGGAAAAGGAATAGCTTTTGCTAAAAAAGTTGGTGATGAAGTTGATAAAACAAAGATCTATAAGGTATTCACTCCTTTTGATGCTGCTCAGCGTAACACGTTATTAAAGACAATCCATGAGACAGATCCAATATTTTTTCAAATATCAGAAAAAATTGTGGATCGGTTAAAGCAGGAAGAAAACATCGATCTAGCAGATAGTGTTTATATTACGCTGACCGATCACTTGGCAACAAGTGTAGAACGAGGAAAGAAGGGATTGTATCTCAGTAATAGCTTTCTTTGGGAAATTCAAAATTATTATCCAAAAGAATATCGTTATGGTCTTTGGGCATTGCAGTTATTAAATAAACAATTTGATCTGCAATTTCCTGAAGATGAAGCTGGTTTTATTGCAGTTCATATCATTAGTGGCGAATTGGAAAATGATATTGATGATTTTAAAAAGTCGATAGATTTTATCAAAGAAATCACCAAAATAGTTCGGTACTATTTCAAGGTAGATATTGATTATCAATCAGTTACTTACAATCGTTTTGCCTTACATCTTAAATTCTTTTGGCGATACATGATGTATCGAAAAGGAGAACGTAAATTGGGTGATCTAAGCTATGAGATTTTGAAAGTCATTAAATCCAGTGATATTGATGCATATAAATGTTCATTAAAGATAAAGCAATTTATTGCTGAGAAATATAATTATGATTTGTCCAATGAAGAAATAATGTATTTAGCGATCCACATTAATAAGATCACTTCTGATCTAAGGAGGAAAAGATGA
- a CDS encoding PTS beta-glucoside transporter subunit IIBCA: MRYEKMNQEILAAIGGEENIQSVVHCATRLRFVLKDESKADDKKAEAIDGILQVVKKGGQYQLVIGNNVEDVYDDLINMIHIETSDSNKPKKKQNLFDAIIGAITGSIAPAIPLLAGAGMGKVLLLILTICHVLSDKSQTYQLLNLIFDTGYYFMPAYVGFSAAKIFNTDRMLGAFIGLMTVHPSWVQIVTTNKPFHFLGLPVPLVQYSSTLITAILSVWIMSYIYKFVRKITPGMVKVFMEPMLTMLITGPLVFLIIGPISNWISEGIGFIAMWLFRNAGVIAIPILAALYPWLVSIGIHKALSPISIQLVATQGFDPIIRVVALCSNMSQAAASLAVGLKTKNKKLKSLALSSSVTAYLGGITEPALFGVNLRLKKPMYGAMIGGAIAGIVASFMKLKAFIYVTPAFLSLPMWISKTENFVVQAIIVIIVASVATFIATWIIGFDDPIDEDQVKNAKKEEKKNFDKDHKKHELHAPVKGQLEDISKVADPTFASGVMGKGIAIVPSEGKIFAPEDGVVTAIFDTHHAIGLHLSNDADVLIHVGIDTVEMKGKGFKQLVQKGDKVTAGQELLDFNIDEIKKNGYDPTVVMIVTNSKDFLEVLTVLKDKDATKEVTNQDNVIILA; encoded by the coding sequence ATGAGATATGAAAAGATGAACCAGGAAATTCTGGCAGCAATAGGCGGAGAAGAGAATATCCAATCAGTTGTCCACTGCGCAACTAGATTGAGATTCGTCTTAAAGGATGAAAGTAAGGCTGATGATAAAAAAGCTGAAGCGATTGATGGGATCTTACAAGTTGTTAAAAAAGGTGGCCAATATCAATTAGTTATCGGCAATAATGTTGAAGATGTGTATGATGATTTAATCAATATGATTCATATAGAGACTAGTGACAGTAATAAGCCTAAGAAAAAACAGAATTTATTTGATGCTATCATTGGTGCTATCACCGGTTCTATTGCACCTGCGATACCATTACTTGCTGGTGCCGGTATGGGTAAGGTTTTACTTTTAATCTTAACCATTTGTCATGTTTTATCAGATAAGAGTCAAACTTATCAACTATTAAACTTGATTTTTGATACTGGATATTATTTCATGCCAGCTTACGTTGGTTTTTCAGCTGCAAAAATTTTTAATACTGACAGAATGCTTGGTGCCTTTATCGGGTTAATGACTGTTCATCCAAGCTGGGTTCAGATCGTAACTACTAATAAACCATTCCATTTTTTAGGATTACCAGTTCCATTGGTTCAATATTCGTCTACTTTGATTACTGCGATTCTTTCTGTATGGATTATGTCTTATATTTATAAATTTGTTAGAAAGATTACGCCGGGCATGGTTAAAGTCTTCATGGAACCGATGCTCACTATGTTGATTACTGGTCCATTAGTTTTCTTGATCATTGGGCCAATCTCTAATTGGATTTCAGAAGGTATTGGCTTTATTGCAATGTGGCTTTTCCGCAATGCTGGTGTCATTGCTATCCCAATTTTGGCTGCATTATATCCTTGGCTTGTATCTATTGGTATTCACAAAGCTTTGTCTCCAATTAGTATTCAATTAGTTGCTACTCAAGGCTTTGACCCAATTATTCGTGTTGTCGCATTATGTTCGAATATGTCTCAAGCTGCTGCTTCACTTGCAGTGGGCTTGAAAACTAAGAATAAGAAGTTAAAGTCATTAGCTCTTTCATCAAGTGTAACCGCCTATCTTGGTGGTATTACTGAACCAGCTCTGTTCGGTGTTAACTTAAGATTAAAGAAGCCTATGTATGGTGCAATGATTGGTGGAGCGATTGCCGGTATTGTTGCCAGCTTCATGAAGTTAAAAGCCTTCATTTATGTAACACCTGCCTTTTTAAGTTTACCAATGTGGATTTCAAAGACTGAGAACTTTGTTGTTCAAGCTATTATCGTTATTATTGTTGCAAGTGTTGCCACTTTTATTGCCACTTGGATAATTGGTTTTGATGATCCAATAGATGAGGATCAAGTTAAGAATGCTAAAAAAGAAGAAAAGAAAAATTTTGACAAAGATCATAAAAAGCATGAATTGCATGCACCTGTTAAAGGTCAATTAGAAGATATTTCAAAAGTTGCTGATCCGACTTTTGCTAGTGGGGTTATGGGTAAAGGGATTGCTATTGTTCCTAGTGAAGGAAAAATTTTTGCGCCGGAAGACGGTGTAGTTACCGCAATCTTTGATACTCATCATGCTATTGGATTACATCTAAGTAATGATGCCGATGTCTTGATTCATGTGGGTATTGATACGGTTGAAATGAAAGGAAAAGGTTTTAAACAACTGGTCCAAAAGGGAGACAAAGTTACCGCCGGTCAAGAATTACTTGATTTCAATATTGATGAAATTAAAAAGAATGGTTATGATCCGACTGTTGTTATGATCGTAACTAATTCTAAAGATTTTTTAGAAGTACTTACTGTATTAAAGGATAAAGATGCAACTAAAGAAGTTACCAACCAAGATAATGTAATAATTTTAGCTTAG
- a CDS encoding glycoside hydrolase family 1 protein has translation MNTYHVPHVFLWGVATSANQVEGAWNEEGKGISIADCERFNPNQDLDDYRKVNDMTTAEIESAMQDKSSKSWGKRHGVDFYHYYQSDLELLAKMGINSMRTSIAWSRIFPNGDDARPNQKGLEFYDRLFTKMHELGIQPVVTLSHYEMPLNLVLNYDSWYDPKIIDYFYRFSKTVIDRYHDKVKYWLPINEIDSIIRHPYSSAGLVEDRFPNKNFKEVIYQSMHHQFVAAAKVTKYIHENYLGHKVGSMITSTMVYPYNSDPRNMLKATQIMRESYNFSDVQLRGKYPQVLLKQMMEMGIHVKMSDKDLQLIKENTADFVAFSYYSSICTAHDTEGLQITKANRTIGVYNKYLPTSEWGWQIDPVGLRLIMINLYDRYQKPVFIVENGLGARDRLTYDFKIHDQYRIDYLRAHINEMLRSLTEDGIELMGYMIWGTTDMVSASTTQMSKRYGLIYVDLDDEGKGTCKRYLKDSYYWYQKLLSFKADIPVDYLN, from the coding sequence ATGAATACATATCATGTTCCACATGTTTTTTTATGGGGAGTTGCTACTTCAGCTAATCAAGTAGAAGGAGCATGGAATGAAGAGGGCAAAGGAATATCGATTGCAGATTGCGAACGATTTAATCCCAATCAAGATTTAGATGATTATCGTAAGGTAAATGACATGACAACTGCTGAGATAGAAAGTGCAATGCAGGATAAAAGCAGTAAATCATGGGGTAAACGCCACGGTGTAGATTTTTATCATTATTATCAATCAGATTTAGAACTGTTAGCTAAAATGGGAATTAATTCGATGAGAACGTCGATTGCCTGGAGTCGTATTTTTCCAAATGGCGATGATGCAAGGCCGAATCAAAAAGGTCTGGAATTTTATGATCGACTTTTTACTAAAATGCATGAGCTAGGAATTCAACCAGTCGTTACACTTTCTCATTATGAGATGCCGCTAAATTTAGTTCTTAATTATGATTCTTGGTATGATCCTAAGATAATTGATTATTTTTATCGTTTTTCAAAAACTGTAATTGATCGTTATCACGATAAAGTGAAATATTGGCTTCCGATTAATGAAATCGATAGTATTATTCGACATCCTTACTCCTCAGCTGGATTAGTTGAAGACCGTTTTCCAAATAAAAATTTTAAAGAAGTTATTTACCAATCAATGCATCATCAATTTGTTGCTGCAGCTAAAGTCACTAAATATATTCATGAAAATTATTTGGGTCATAAAGTTGGCAGTATGATAACAAGCACTATGGTCTATCCATATAATAGTGATCCTCGTAATATGCTTAAAGCAACGCAAATTATGCGAGAAAGCTATAATTTTAGCGATGTTCAATTACGAGGGAAATATCCTCAAGTGCTTTTGAAGCAAATGATGGAGATGGGGATTCATGTGAAAATGAGCGATAAAGACTTGCAGCTCATTAAGGAAAATACGGCCGATTTTGTTGCCTTTTCATATTATTCTTCAATCTGTACAGCTCATGATACTGAAGGTTTGCAGATTACCAAGGCTAATAGAACCATTGGTGTTTATAATAAATATTTACCGACAAGTGAATGGGGCTGGCAAATTGATCCAGTTGGGTTGCGTCTTATTATGATTAATTTGTATGATCGCTATCAAAAGCCTGTTTTTATTGTTGAAAATGGGCTGGGTGCTAGGGATAGATTAACTTACGACTTTAAAATTCACGATCAATATCGCATAGATTATTTACGTGCTCATATCAATGAAATGTTAAGGTCCTTAACTGAAGATGGCATTGAATTAATGGGATATATGATCTGGGGAACTACTGATATGGTTTCTGCATCAACCACTCAGATGTCTAAACGCTATGGCTTGATCTATGTTGATTTGGATGATGAGGGTAAGGGTACTTGCAAGCGGTATTTAAAGGATTCCTATTATTGGTATCAGAAATTGCTTTCTTTTAAAGCTGATATACCGGTGGATTATTTGAATTAG